From the genome of Streptacidiphilus rugosus AM-16, one region includes:
- a CDS encoding CBS domain-containing protein has protein sequence MASTLDKSPDRTHAADVMVPADLQVSDHTAVDKALDILHSAHVEHLLVRGDDGHCVGLVTKDDLSGYLSQPWYSQHARLRDLVRPLEPFAHPDTPIDAVASAMREHDAHVWPVVDADGFALGVITAEQLSS, from the coding sequence ATGGCGTCCACCCTCGACAAGTCCCCGGACCGTACCCACGCCGCCGACGTCATGGTCCCCGCCGACCTGCAGGTCAGCGACCACACCGCCGTCGACAAGGCCCTGGACATCCTGCACAGCGCCCACGTGGAGCACCTGCTCGTCCGAGGCGACGACGGCCACTGCGTCGGCCTCGTCACCAAGGACGACCTCAGCGGCTACCTGTCCCAGCCCTGGTACAGCCAGCACGCCCGGCTGCGCGACCTCGTCCGCCCGCTCGAACCCTTCGCGCACCCCGACACCCCGATCGACGCCGTCGCCAGCGCCATGCGCGAACACGACGCACACGTCTGGCCCGTCGTCGACGCCGACGGCTTCGCGCTGGGCGTCATCACCGCCGAGCAGCTCAGCAGCTGA
- a CDS encoding inorganic diphosphatase, whose amino-acid sequence MDFVVVVEIPQGSRNKYEMDHALGRIRLDRMLFTSTRYPADYGYVEGTLGLDGEPLDALVLGGEPTFPGVLIRCRALGMFRMNDQRGEDDKVLCVPATDPRMNHLHELDDVFPHDLREIQHFFEVYKDLEPGKSFDGASWLGRSAAEEEITSARARPATGPSREHESGATPTHS is encoded by the coding sequence ATGGACTTCGTTGTCGTCGTCGAAATCCCCCAGGGGAGCCGCAACAAGTACGAGATGGACCACGCTCTCGGGCGCATCCGGTTGGACCGGATGCTCTTCACCTCCACCCGCTACCCGGCCGACTACGGCTACGTCGAGGGCACTCTCGGACTGGACGGTGAACCGCTGGACGCACTCGTCCTGGGCGGCGAACCCACCTTCCCGGGGGTCCTGATCCGCTGCCGTGCGCTGGGGATGTTCCGCATGAACGACCAGCGGGGCGAGGACGACAAGGTGCTGTGCGTCCCAGCCACCGACCCCCGTATGAACCACCTGCACGAGCTCGACGACGTGTTCCCCCATGACCTCCGGGAGATCCAGCACTTCTTCGAGGTCTACAAGGACCTGGAACCCGGCAAGTCCTTCGACGGCGCCTCCTGGCTCGGCCGGTCGGCGGCCGAAGAGGAGATCACCTCGGCACGAGCCAGGCCGGCTACCGGCCCCTCGCGGGAGCACGAGTCCGGGGCGACCCCGACGCACAGCTGA
- a CDS encoding ribose-phosphate diphosphokinase, with amino-acid sequence MRPRIVAGTGHRALAQAVAATLGTEPVACETERFPDGELRPVVGDVQGADLYLVQPTGPPVNDNLVELLLLLDACHRGGARRLTALVPYFGYARQDRRTTAGQPVGARVAADLLVAAGADRRVVIDPHTAALEAMCGVPVEVLTAVPLLADALGQELSRAAVLVAPDLGAVKLVEHYGRLLRLPVAVVRKTRVSGTQVLAEELVGRVAERPAVIIDDMISTAGTVETAVKVLLAHGAVADITVATTHALLVGGARDRLRRLPIRRLVVTDTLPVEPAGGLPLQVCSVAPLLADAVDLLHGDEPAVASPVQGGVGGIRAYPG; translated from the coding sequence ATGAGGCCTCGGATCGTCGCGGGGACAGGCCACCGAGCCCTGGCGCAGGCCGTCGCGGCAACGCTCGGTACCGAACCGGTGGCCTGCGAGACCGAACGTTTCCCCGACGGCGAACTGCGGCCCGTGGTGGGCGACGTGCAGGGCGCGGACCTGTACCTGGTCCAGCCCACGGGGCCGCCGGTGAACGACAACCTCGTGGAGCTGCTGCTCCTGCTCGACGCGTGCCACCGGGGAGGCGCGCGCAGACTCACCGCGCTCGTACCGTACTTCGGCTACGCCCGGCAGGACCGGCGCACCACCGCCGGGCAGCCGGTGGGCGCCCGCGTCGCCGCCGACCTGCTGGTGGCCGCAGGCGCCGACCGGCGGGTCGTCATCGATCCGCACACCGCCGCGCTCGAGGCGATGTGCGGCGTCCCGGTCGAAGTGCTCACCGCCGTGCCGCTGCTCGCGGACGCGCTGGGCCAGGAACTGTCCCGGGCCGCCGTGCTGGTCGCACCCGACCTCGGCGCGGTCAAGCTCGTCGAGCACTACGGCCGCCTGCTGCGCCTCCCCGTGGCCGTGGTCCGCAAGACACGTGTGTCCGGCACGCAGGTGCTGGCCGAGGAACTGGTCGGACGCGTCGCGGAGCGACCTGCGGTGATCATCGACGACATGATCAGCACCGCAGGCACAGTCGAGACGGCCGTGAAGGTCCTGCTCGCCCACGGCGCCGTCGCCGACATCACCGTGGCCACGACCCACGCCCTGCTCGTCGGCGGCGCCCGGGACCGGCTCCGACGGCTTCCGATCCGCCGTCTGGTCGTCACCGACACCCTTCCCGTGGAGCCTGCCGGAGGGTTGCCGCTCCAGGTGTGCTCCGTGGCTCCGCTGCTCGCCGATGCCGTCGACCTGCTGCACGGCGACGAGCCCGCCGTGGCGTCCCCGGTCCAGGGTGGGGTGGGCGGCATCCGGGCGTACCCGGGGTGA
- a CDS encoding TetR/AcrR family transcriptional regulator C-terminal domain-containing protein, with the protein MDTSSIGAALREPEAHPDGKLTRERMLACALEIVDRDGIEKLSMRGLARALGRDPMSLYRHAENKAALLDGVAETVLAELTVDPADPDWTAQLRSVAHQFRRIALTHPHVVPLLVTRPLATPLALRPRGTLRPLEDVLDLLTRAGFSGADALHIYRALFGFLHGHVLNELQELVENPDETDDLLRLGLHRLPIHEFPLLRSLASVLASYDGAAELERGLDILLSGLRSSMTTAM; encoded by the coding sequence ATGGACACGTCCTCAATCGGTGCTGCACTTCGGGAACCCGAGGCACATCCGGACGGCAAGCTCACCCGCGAGCGAATGCTGGCCTGCGCGCTGGAGATCGTCGACCGCGACGGCATCGAGAAGCTGTCCATGCGCGGGCTGGCCCGCGCGCTCGGCCGCGACCCGATGAGCCTGTACCGCCATGCGGAGAACAAGGCCGCGTTGCTCGACGGCGTCGCCGAGACGGTCCTCGCCGAGCTCACGGTGGACCCCGCAGACCCCGACTGGACCGCCCAACTCCGCAGTGTGGCACACCAGTTCCGCCGAATCGCGCTGACCCACCCTCACGTGGTGCCCCTGCTGGTCACCCGTCCGCTGGCCACACCACTGGCACTGCGCCCCCGCGGCACTCTTCGCCCGCTCGAGGACGTCCTAGACCTGCTGACCCGCGCCGGCTTCAGCGGAGCCGACGCCCTGCACATCTACCGCGCCCTCTTCGGCTTCCTGCACGGACACGTCCTCAACGAACTCCAGGAGCTCGTCGAGAACCCCGACGAGACCGACGACCTGCTAAGGCTGGGCCTGCACCGCCTGCCGATCCACGAGTTCCCCCTGCTCCGCAGCCTCGCCTCGGTCCTGGCCTCCTACGACGGCGCCGCGGAACTCGAACGCGGTCTCGACATCCTCCTCAGCGGGCTCAGGTCATCCATGACTACCGCGATGTGA
- a CDS encoding ATP-binding protein, translated as MAVWHVRDSTPDDLEAVVRLDGENAGADPPAVFRLSEVVAALQAGNPSVVAVAEGHLVGAAVGRVDGDRAWVLRVALHPAWRNLGLGTALVSALEHRLQAAGARIVAAVLSAEATGATALGNSGFSPHQGLTYFEKVAVVSAQGSAVLASLGGSVPDAGLWGQLRGMTDEKRLIERRLVLPLANPEVADEHGVEPPRAVVLFGPPGTGKSTFARAVAGRLGWPFVELFPSRLALEGGLATGLGHRFGQIAELDRVLVFIDEVEEVASTRNLADPASVGVVNELLKSIVSFRERDGRLLVCATNAVSALDPAFLRHGRFDYVLPVGPPDREARIALWTGYIAKTGTDADTEALADASDGFTPADIKQVARGVAQTVFERTLDTGERARPTTADYLDAIGSTRATVTEEMAREFADDATRYGRT; from the coding sequence GTGGCCGTGTGGCATGTCCGTGACTCCACGCCGGACGATCTCGAGGCAGTGGTGCGGCTGGACGGCGAGAACGCCGGCGCGGACCCGCCCGCTGTCTTCCGTCTCTCGGAGGTCGTGGCCGCGCTGCAGGCCGGGAATCCGAGCGTGGTCGCGGTGGCCGAGGGACATCTCGTGGGTGCGGCGGTGGGCCGGGTGGACGGGGACCGGGCCTGGGTGCTGCGCGTCGCCCTGCATCCGGCCTGGCGCAACCTGGGCCTCGGCACGGCGCTGGTCTCGGCACTGGAGCATCGTCTCCAGGCGGCCGGAGCCAGGATCGTCGCCGCCGTTCTCTCGGCGGAGGCGACCGGTGCCACGGCGTTGGGCAACTCGGGCTTCTCCCCCCACCAGGGCCTGACGTACTTCGAGAAGGTCGCCGTGGTGAGCGCACAGGGCTCAGCGGTTCTGGCGTCGCTGGGGGGATCGGTGCCCGATGCCGGTCTCTGGGGGCAGCTGAGAGGCATGACCGACGAGAAGCGGCTCATCGAACGGCGTCTGGTGCTCCCGCTGGCCAATCCCGAGGTCGCGGACGAGCACGGCGTGGAACCTCCCCGGGCGGTGGTGCTGTTCGGGCCACCCGGAACGGGGAAGAGCACGTTCGCCCGAGCGGTGGCCGGCCGGCTCGGGTGGCCGTTCGTCGAGCTCTTTCCCTCACGGCTGGCGTTGGAGGGTGGGCTCGCCACGGGCCTCGGGCATCGTTTCGGGCAGATCGCGGAGCTCGACCGGGTGCTGGTCTTCATCGACGAGGTCGAAGAGGTCGCCAGTACGCGCAACCTCGCGGACCCGGCGTCGGTCGGCGTGGTCAACGAGCTCCTCAAGTCGATCGTGAGCTTCCGTGAGCGTGACGGCAGGCTGCTGGTGTGCGCCACCAACGCGGTCTCCGCCTTGGACCCGGCTTTCCTGCGGCATGGCCGCTTCGACTACGTCCTGCCGGTCGGGCCGCCGGACCGGGAGGCCCGCATCGCGTTGTGGACCGGGTACATCGCCAAGACGGGCACGGACGCCGACACGGAAGCCCTGGCGGACGCCAGCGACGGATTCACTCCCGCCGACATCAAGCAGGTCGCCCGGGGGGTCGCCCAGACGGTCTTCGAGCGCACTCTCGACACCGGCGAACGGGCACGTCCCACCACTGCGGACTACCTGGACGCCATCGGCAGCACCCGGGCGACGGTGACCGAGGAGATGGCCCGGGAGTTCGCCGACGACGCGACCCGGTACGGCCGGACCTGA
- a CDS encoding DUF5994 family protein, which translates to MSVDPSITPSAGRLLPDGNDWPRAPGAVVLRLETTASRLGAHDGAWWPRSRDLAAELPALITAVTESVGPIERVGLDAVAWDEVPGRMTVDDRVVHIDWFPVGDDTVILTRGAHDHFVLLVVPPDMDPAAAQAAMAAAVLAGASDSARQIFVKTGIAPAV; encoded by the coding sequence ATGAGTGTCGATCCTTCCATCACGCCGTCAGCGGGAAGGCTGCTGCCGGACGGGAACGACTGGCCGCGGGCGCCCGGTGCGGTGGTCCTGCGGCTGGAGACGACCGCGTCGCGGCTCGGGGCGCACGACGGGGCCTGGTGGCCGCGCTCACGCGACCTGGCTGCGGAGCTTCCGGCACTCATCACGGCGGTGACGGAGTCCGTGGGACCGATCGAACGGGTGGGCCTGGACGCCGTCGCGTGGGACGAGGTGCCGGGACGGATGACCGTCGACGACCGGGTCGTCCATATCGACTGGTTCCCGGTCGGCGACGACACGGTGATCCTCACCCGCGGCGCCCACGACCACTTCGTGCTCCTGGTCGTGCCGCCCGACATGGACCCTGCGGCCGCCCAGGCCGCCATGGCCGCGGCGGTGCTGGCCGGCGCCTCGGACTCGGCCCGGCAGATCTTCGTCAAGACCGGCATCGCACCTGCGGTGTGA
- a CDS encoding STAS domain-containing protein, whose translation MSAESVVTRRLMVSHSLPQPRAGAATLAVERHDRGSSAEITLIGDIDLDSVSLVRRALTRCLLDGARTIDVELTHVGFCDCSGLSAFLDAYHRAAAIGASVRLHHPAPPVARLLALTDTESLLLAPQPARTA comes from the coding sequence ATGTCCGCGGAAAGCGTCGTCACTCGACGCCTGATGGTCAGCCACAGCCTTCCCCAGCCCCGAGCGGGGGCGGCGACGTTGGCAGTCGAGCGGCACGATCGCGGGAGCAGTGCGGAGATCACCCTGATCGGCGACATCGATCTGGATTCCGTCTCACTGGTCCGCCGAGCCCTGACGCGGTGCCTGCTCGATGGCGCGCGCACGATCGATGTCGAGCTCACCCACGTCGGCTTCTGCGACTGCAGCGGCCTGAGCGCGTTCCTGGACGCCTACCACCGCGCCGCGGCCATCGGAGCATCCGTGCGACTGCACCACCCGGCACCGCCGGTTGCGCGATTGCTCGCCCTGACCGACACCGAGAGCCTCCTGCTCGCGCCGCAGCCCGCGCGCACGGCGTAG
- a CDS encoding ANTAR domain-containing protein: protein MISDGMAEVLRLLQREEGFDAAADVAVLAAVTLGVTGLTVSLATGGDRAELMWCTDDAAGSFEDLQFTLGEGPGPEAVRGDAMVLVPDLALVRPERWPALSVEAAGLAARAVFCFPMGIGAIRVGVLTLVRRTAGPLTDGQVGDAQVLAHALAGRALGSVVPGPNGAAPADSADTLLHAVVHQATGMVSVQLDVSLPQALVRLRAHAYSSGRPLTDVSRDVVARRLRLDLNGNGDGNPLPVSDKD, encoded by the coding sequence GTGATCAGTGACGGCATGGCCGAGGTTCTGCGGCTGCTTCAGCGCGAGGAAGGGTTCGACGCCGCAGCGGACGTCGCCGTGCTGGCCGCGGTGACCCTGGGCGTGACCGGGCTGACGGTCTCCCTGGCGACCGGGGGTGACCGGGCGGAGCTGATGTGGTGCACCGACGATGCCGCCGGCAGCTTCGAGGACCTGCAGTTCACTCTCGGCGAGGGCCCCGGCCCCGAGGCCGTGCGCGGCGACGCGATGGTGCTGGTGCCCGACCTCGCGCTGGTGCGGCCCGAACGCTGGCCGGCTCTGAGCGTGGAGGCAGCCGGCCTGGCGGCGCGCGCGGTGTTCTGCTTCCCGATGGGCATCGGGGCGATCCGCGTCGGTGTGCTGACCCTGGTACGCCGGACGGCCGGGCCGCTGACCGACGGGCAGGTCGGTGACGCGCAGGTCCTGGCGCATGCCCTGGCCGGGCGCGCGCTCGGCAGCGTCGTGCCGGGCCCGAACGGGGCCGCTCCGGCCGATTCCGCCGATACGCTGCTGCACGCCGTCGTGCACCAGGCCACCGGCATGGTCAGCGTCCAGCTCGACGTGTCCCTGCCCCAGGCTCTGGTGCGGCTGCGCGCGCACGCCTACAGCAGCGGCCGGCCGCTCACCGACGTCTCCCGGGACGTGGTCGCGCGGCGGCTGCGCCTGGACCTCAACGGCAACGGCGACGGAAATCCGTTGCCCGTCTCAGACAAGGACTGA
- a CDS encoding SPFH domain-containing protein: MIILITVAVLLAIAALVLVSLSLRTVQQYEKGVVFRFGRLLPGMRDPGLRLIRPIGDRMRKVSVQTEVLGVATQGAITADNVTVTVDAVVYFRVIDPVKALVNVNNYPHAVSQIAQTSLRSVIGRADLDTLLSDRDQINAELKEVMDAPTEEPWGLRIERVEIKDIALPDQMMRSMSKQAEAERERRARVIAADGEFQASQKLSEAAAVMADTPGALQLRLLQTVVDVSAEKNSTLVMPFPVEMLRFFDTQSRPVPAPAETRRELAPSDAELLQALLHPVPVQQGFDSAPAMLPSQAPPFGELGKARLRADVARTRAASWPTAFSPDEPLTRI, encoded by the coding sequence GTGATCATCCTGATCACTGTCGCGGTACTCCTCGCGATCGCCGCCCTCGTCCTGGTCTCGCTCAGCCTGCGCACCGTCCAGCAGTACGAGAAGGGTGTCGTCTTCCGGTTCGGCCGGCTCCTGCCGGGCATGCGCGATCCGGGCTTGCGGCTGATCCGCCCGATCGGCGACCGGATGCGGAAGGTCTCGGTCCAGACCGAGGTCCTCGGCGTCGCCACCCAGGGAGCCATCACCGCCGACAACGTCACGGTCACCGTCGACGCCGTCGTCTACTTCCGCGTCATCGACCCCGTCAAAGCCCTGGTCAACGTCAACAACTACCCCCACGCCGTCTCCCAGATCGCCCAGACCTCGCTCCGCTCCGTCATCGGCCGCGCCGACCTGGACACCCTGCTGTCCGACCGCGACCAGATCAACGCCGAACTCAAAGAGGTCATGGACGCCCCAACCGAGGAACCCTGGGGACTGCGCATCGAACGCGTCGAGATCAAGGACATCGCCCTGCCCGACCAGATGATGCGCTCCATGTCCAAGCAGGCCGAGGCGGAGCGTGAACGCCGCGCCCGCGTGATCGCCGCCGACGGCGAGTTCCAGGCCTCCCAGAAACTCTCCGAGGCGGCCGCCGTAATGGCCGACACTCCCGGCGCACTCCAACTCCGGCTGCTGCAGACCGTCGTGGACGTCTCTGCGGAGAAGAACAGCACCCTGGTGATGCCTTTCCCCGTCGAGATGCTGCGCTTCTTCGACACCCAGTCCCGCCCGGTGCCCGCCCCGGCCGAGACCCGCCGCGAGCTCGCCCCCTCGGACGCCGAGCTCCTGCAAGCCCTGCTCCACCCCGTCCCCGTCCAGCAGGGCTTCGACTCCGCGCCGGCGATGCTGCCCTCACAGGCCCCGCCGTTCGGCGAACTGGGCAAGGCCCGCCTGCGCGCCGACGTCGCCCGTACTCGCGCCGCTTCATGGCCCACTGCCTTCAGCCCCGACGAACCGCTCACCCGGATCTGA
- a CDS encoding CsbD family protein yields MSVAKKLAHKAEAVKGGAKKAAGRATGDRALEAEGRTDQVKGNTKQAGAKVKDALRP; encoded by the coding sequence ATGAGTGTCGCCAAGAAGCTCGCCCACAAGGCCGAAGCGGTCAAGGGCGGCGCGAAGAAGGCCGCAGGCCGCGCCACCGGTGACCGCGCCCTGGAGGCCGAAGGCCGCACCGACCAGGTCAAGGGCAACACCAAGCAGGCCGGCGCGAAGGTCAAGGACGCGCTCAGGCCCTGA
- a CDS encoding GAF domain-containing protein, producing the protein MAREQQLTKVFVEAADSLIDDFDLIDFLQRLSERCVELLDVAACGVLLADEHDVLQVLAASDENTRLLELFALQHDQGPCVECYRSGRPRTNIDLADPNASQAWPQFTPAALQSGFLSTNAIPMRLRGRVIGALGLFQTRGSALSDADTALAQALADVATIAILQQRTLAHSETERGQLQYALTSRIVLEQVKGILAERWQVTPDQAFAAFRAYARSHHHQLSHLARLIADGEFDTDQIPRSPRHR; encoded by the coding sequence ATGGCCCGCGAGCAGCAACTGACCAAGGTCTTCGTGGAGGCCGCCGACTCCCTGATCGATGACTTCGACCTGATCGACTTTCTCCAGCGGTTGTCCGAGCGCTGCGTGGAACTGCTGGACGTCGCGGCGTGCGGGGTGCTGCTGGCCGACGAGCACGACGTGCTGCAGGTGCTGGCCGCTTCGGACGAGAACACCCGGCTGCTGGAACTCTTCGCCCTGCAGCACGACCAGGGTCCCTGTGTGGAGTGCTACCGCAGCGGCCGGCCGCGCACCAACATCGACCTCGCGGACCCGAACGCCTCGCAGGCGTGGCCGCAGTTCACCCCGGCCGCCCTGCAGTCCGGCTTCCTGTCCACCAACGCGATCCCGATGCGGCTGCGCGGGCGCGTCATCGGCGCGCTCGGCCTGTTCCAGACCAGGGGCAGTGCCCTGAGCGACGCGGACACCGCCCTGGCCCAGGCGCTGGCGGACGTGGCCACCATCGCCATCCTGCAGCAGCGCACCCTGGCCCACAGCGAGACCGAGCGCGGACAGCTCCAGTACGCACTCACCAGCCGGATCGTCCTGGAACAGGTCAAGGGCATCCTGGCCGAGCGCTGGCAGGTCACCCCGGACCAGGCGTTCGCAGCGTTCCGCGCCTACGCCCGCTCCCACCACCACCAGCTCTCGCACCTGGCCCGGCTGATCGCCGACGGCGAGTTCGACACCGACCAGATCCCCCGATCACCGCGGCATCGCTGA
- a CDS encoding PRC-barrel domain-containing protein has protein sequence MIEAADIREWRTRDVVDPGGHKIGVMEAVYVDTTTDAPAMATVQVGLPTRHRLVFVPLDGAVVGPGYVRVNYAKSQVKGCPAIGVDDVLPATEEEAIFRHYGLSYQPGAAGERQLARR, from the coding sequence GTGATCGAGGCTGCGGACATCCGTGAATGGCGCACCCGGGACGTCGTGGACCCGGGCGGCCACAAGATCGGCGTGATGGAGGCGGTCTATGTGGACACCACCACCGACGCGCCGGCCATGGCCACGGTGCAGGTCGGCCTGCCCACCCGTCACCGGCTCGTCTTCGTTCCCCTGGACGGAGCGGTCGTCGGCCCCGGGTACGTCCGGGTCAACTACGCGAAGTCGCAAGTGAAGGGGTGCCCGGCGATCGGGGTGGACGACGTCCTGCCCGCGACGGAGGAGGAAGCGATCTTCCGGCACTACGGCCTGTCCTACCAGCCCGGCGCGGCGGGCGAGCGGCAACTCGCACGGCGCTGA
- a CDS encoding magnesium transporter CorA family protein, which yields MARTRLYRSGVLAREGFPVSDVSRYLAEPDAVVWLDLCRPEPADFAAVGEELGLHELALEDAVHTGQRPKLDSYRSHQFLSAYAVSVAPDGVSLVTSEIAVLITANALITVRKDTGLPIDEVVARWDRAPAAASPAPGVGLLLYGLLDYLVDGHFAAVQHFDDRIEELDDLLFGEERKQIQEVQRRSYELRKSLVRLRRVVLPMREVVNSLMRPDLGVVPEPLMPYYRDVYDHVLRVTEWTESLRDMLTSLVETNLSVQANRMNMIMKKVTSWAAIIAVPTAITGFYGQNLPYPGFGNESGFLVSSLVIVVLSVLLYVAFKRKDWL from the coding sequence ATGGCCCGTACCCGGCTCTACCGAAGCGGCGTCCTCGCCCGCGAGGGCTTCCCGGTGAGCGACGTCTCGCGGTACCTGGCGGAGCCGGACGCCGTCGTGTGGCTGGACCTGTGTCGACCGGAGCCGGCCGACTTCGCGGCGGTGGGCGAGGAGCTGGGGCTGCACGAGCTCGCGCTCGAGGACGCCGTGCACACCGGACAGCGCCCGAAACTGGACAGCTACCGGTCACACCAGTTCCTCAGCGCCTACGCGGTCTCCGTCGCGCCCGACGGCGTGAGCCTGGTGACCAGTGAGATCGCCGTACTGATCACCGCGAACGCGCTGATCACCGTCCGCAAGGACACCGGTCTGCCGATCGACGAGGTGGTGGCCCGCTGGGACCGGGCGCCCGCCGCCGCTTCCCCGGCGCCCGGCGTGGGCCTGCTGCTGTACGGCCTGCTCGACTACCTGGTGGACGGGCACTTCGCTGCCGTACAGCATTTCGACGACCGCATCGAAGAGCTCGACGACCTGCTCTTCGGCGAGGAACGCAAGCAGATCCAGGAGGTGCAGCGGCGCTCGTACGAGCTGCGCAAGTCGCTGGTCCGCCTGCGCCGGGTGGTGCTTCCCATGCGGGAGGTCGTCAACTCGTTGATGCGCCCGGACCTGGGGGTGGTGCCGGAGCCGCTGATGCCGTACTACCGCGACGTCTACGACCACGTCCTGCGCGTCACCGAGTGGACCGAGTCGCTGCGGGACATGCTCACCTCCCTGGTGGAGACCAACCTCTCGGTCCAGGCCAACCGCATGAACATGATCATGAAGAAGGTGACCAGCTGGGCGGCGATCATCGCCGTCCCGACCGCGATCACCGGCTTCTACGGGCAGAACCTGCCCTACCCCGGCTTCGGGAACGAGTCGGGATTCCTCGTCTCCAGTCTCGTCATCGTCGTCCTCTCGGTGCTGCTGTACGTCGCCTTCAAACGCAAGGACTGGCTCTGA
- a CDS encoding DUF5994 family protein yields the protein MSVSLMRPPSVALPPPRTESPVLRLALRPAAGGGGLPVGALDGAWWPHSDDLLRELPSLIPTLDRVWGRITRVNVNPRHWESLPREVPVRGHVVKVGWFTTEQDPHKLLLLSYRTGRWDLLVIPPQTSQAAAARLMAAAGDPAGSSAASALLAAERDRSVNDATNAADAPARDIGAEAAWESEGGAARSVPLIMPIGRISVSSGR from the coding sequence ATGTCCGTGTCACTCATGCGACCACCTTCGGTCGCCCTTCCCCCGCCCCGCACGGAATCCCCCGTGCTGCGCCTCGCCCTGCGGCCCGCCGCCGGAGGCGGCGGCCTCCCCGTCGGCGCCCTGGACGGCGCCTGGTGGCCGCACTCCGACGACCTCCTTCGCGAACTGCCCTCACTCATCCCCACGTTGGACCGGGTGTGGGGGCGGATCACCAGGGTCAACGTGAACCCTCGCCACTGGGAGTCGCTGCCCCGCGAGGTTCCGGTCCGGGGACATGTGGTCAAGGTCGGCTGGTTCACCACCGAGCAGGACCCGCACAAGCTCCTGCTCCTGTCCTACCGCACGGGCCGTTGGGACCTGCTCGTCATCCCACCGCAAACCAGCCAGGCGGCCGCCGCCCGGCTGATGGCCGCCGCGGGCGACCCGGCCGGCTCGTCCGCTGCGAGCGCCCTGCTCGCCGCCGAACGCGACCGCAGCGTCAACGACGCGACCAACGCGGCCGACGCCCCGGCCCGTGACATCGGCGCGGAAGCCGCATGGGAATCCGAGGGCGGCGCGGCACGGTCCGTTCCGCTGATCATGCCCATCGGCCGCATCAGCGTGTCCTCAGGCAGGTGA